One region of Priestia megaterium genomic DNA includes:
- a CDS encoding putative quinol monooxygenase, giving the protein MIHLQASMKVNPAKREEFLENVQELIKHSLQEEGNSNYQLFEDAFTPNTFMMIEEWKSEEAIQAHNKSAHFQSFVAFAQTGVLVAPLDVKTLQG; this is encoded by the coding sequence ATGATTCATTTACAAGCTTCAATGAAAGTTAACCCAGCAAAAAGAGAAGAATTTTTAGAAAACGTACAAGAACTAATTAAGCATTCTTTACAAGAAGAAGGAAACAGCAACTATCAACTATTTGAAGATGCTTTTACACCTAACACATTTATGATGATTGAAGAGTGGAAAAGCGAAGAAGCAATTCAAGCACACAATAAATCAGCTCATTTCCAAAGTTTTGTAGCATTTGCTCAAACTGGCGTACTTGTAGCACCTTTAGATGTAAAAACATTACAAGGCTAA
- the kdpDN gene encoding KdpD-like non-kinase potassium sensor (KdpDN resembles contains the N-terminal sensor region of KdpD but lacks the C-terminal histidine kinase region.), translating to MKEKEAHPYFRRKTPEELLRELHDQKRGKLKLYIGAAPGVGKTYKMLQDAHDLVKEGVDVVVGYVETHGRNETKAMIGNLEVIQRETVFYKGKELQELDLLAIVRRRPKVVLIDELAHTNVPTSRHKKRFEDVSYLLNQGISVMSAMNIQHMESVHDLVYAVTQVKVRETVPDLFIQQADEIQLVDVTPEQLQKRLREGKIYEVHKIEQSLQSFFKLANLHALRELTLREIADEVDGKLIHSHEIGVTGICERILVCIQYSETAEKLIRRGWRMANRLKADLLLLHVFKGDQTEREKTQIKQWQAFADRFHASLIVEEAKKQKPAAVIVNVAKQYRVTQILLGQSARTRWEEIRKGSIVNTIMRQTHNIDIHIVSDSAKQQK from the coding sequence ATGAAAGAAAAAGAAGCTCATCCATACTTTCGAAGAAAAACTCCGGAAGAACTATTGCGTGAACTTCATGATCAGAAGCGCGGAAAGCTTAAACTCTACATCGGTGCCGCACCGGGAGTAGGGAAGACTTATAAAATGCTTCAAGATGCGCATGACTTAGTCAAAGAAGGCGTAGATGTCGTAGTTGGATATGTAGAAACACACGGCAGGAATGAGACTAAGGCGATGATTGGAAATCTAGAAGTAATCCAAAGAGAAACCGTTTTTTATAAAGGAAAAGAATTACAAGAACTTGATTTACTGGCGATTGTAAGAAGGCGGCCAAAAGTTGTCCTTATCGATGAACTCGCTCATACAAATGTACCGACAAGCCGCCATAAAAAACGTTTTGAAGATGTTTCTTACCTGCTCAACCAAGGTATTTCAGTTATGTCAGCAATGAACATTCAGCATATGGAAAGCGTACATGACCTCGTATATGCTGTTACCCAAGTAAAAGTTCGTGAAACGGTGCCAGATTTATTTATTCAGCAAGCAGATGAAATTCAACTTGTCGACGTTACACCGGAACAGCTGCAAAAGCGTCTTCGTGAAGGCAAAATATACGAAGTCCATAAAATTGAACAAAGCCTGCAGTCTTTTTTTAAGCTCGCAAATCTCCATGCCCTTCGTGAATTAACGCTCAGAGAAATAGCGGATGAAGTGGACGGTAAGCTCATTCATTCCCATGAAATTGGTGTAACAGGTATTTGCGAACGCATTTTAGTGTGCATTCAATACAGTGAAACAGCTGAAAAATTGATTCGAAGAGGCTGGAGAATGGCGAACCGATTGAAAGCAGATTTGCTGCTGCTCCATGTTTTTAAAGGCGATCAGACTGAGAGGGAGAAAACACAAATCAAACAGTGGCAGGCATTCGCTGACCGTTTCCACGCATCGCTAATTGTTGAAGAAGCTAAAAAGCAAAAACCAGCTGCAGTGATTGTGAACGTAGCCAAGCAGTATCGCGTTACTCAAATCTTACTAGGGCAATCAGCGAGGACAAGATGGGAAGAGATTCGAAAAGGCTCTATTGTGAATACAATTATGCGACAGACTCATAACATCGATATTCATATTGTTTCAGATTCAGCAAAACAACAAAAATAA
- a CDS encoding GrpB family protein encodes MRKIVQYETKWSLLYQMEKEALLNTLKDFSVDIEHIGSTSVPGLAGSPIVDILIGVKREEDINEVRAILKNKSHVYVAEKEMFVLLKEGVPAAHYPPIMTAKNARKLIPHDARRSHVYVTVSESPYWNERINFREQLRSSERARKKYEGMKYELSKRLWNDISTYEYKKEEFIQRSL; translated from the coding sequence ATGCGAAAGATTGTTCAGTATGAAACAAAGTGGTCGCTTTTGTATCAAATGGAAAAAGAAGCGTTACTTAATACACTAAAAGATTTTTCAGTAGACATCGAACATATTGGAAGCACGTCCGTTCCAGGATTGGCAGGTTCACCAATCGTTGATATTTTAATCGGCGTCAAACGCGAAGAAGACATAAATGAAGTGCGCGCTATATTAAAAAATAAATCTCACGTATACGTAGCGGAAAAAGAGATGTTCGTCTTATTAAAAGAAGGCGTTCCAGCTGCACATTACCCTCCAATTATGACCGCTAAGAATGCTCGTAAGCTCATTCCACATGATGCTAGAAGAAGTCATGTGTACGTAACGGTCAGTGAATCACCTTACTGGAATGAACGAATTAATTTCAGGGAGCAGTTACGCTCGAGCGAACGTGCTAGAAAAAAATATGAAGGTATGAAATACGAGCTTTCAAAACGATTGTGGAACGATATTTCTACCTATGAGTACAAAAAAGAAGAATTCATTCAGCGCAGTCTATAA
- a CDS encoding CHY zinc finger protein has protein sequence MNKSVPAVKGDTVDSETRCTHYHTDKDIIAIKFYCCHTYYPCYQCHNAHADHDIKRWPTSMFNEKAILCGVCKHELSINEYLTCNSTCPHCRSSFNPGCSLHGHIYFEQKS, from the coding sequence ATGAACAAATCTGTACCTGCAGTAAAAGGTGACACAGTGGATTCCGAAACGCGCTGTACGCACTATCATACGGATAAAGATATTATCGCAATAAAATTTTATTGCTGTCATACATATTATCCATGCTATCAATGTCATAACGCACATGCGGATCACGACATTAAAAGATGGCCAACATCTATGTTTAATGAAAAAGCTATTCTTTGCGGAGTATGTAAACATGAGCTCTCAATTAATGAATATTTAACCTGTAACTCGACTTGCCCTCACTGTCGTTCTTCTTTTAATCCCGGATGCAGCCTGCATGGACACATTTATTTTGAACAAAAAAGCTGA
- a CDS encoding DUF4397 domain-containing protein has product MKRLFVMVAVIAFLALSRMLVFAAETPPAADERPAQNAEVRIVHASPDAPAVDIFVDDKALVEGAKFKDVSNSLPLSAGSHKVEVYEAKTKGTKDSIIEATLVVDGGKSYTVAAVNKAENLELQAFTNNKQGMDGKASLRVAHLSPDAPAVNVGPKGAAPLFKDLSFKSISGYQVVNPGSYDLSVSTADGKEILSLPGTNLQSGKNYTVLAVNTADKLETIVLQDN; this is encoded by the coding sequence ATGAAACGACTATTCGTAATGGTAGCAGTGATTGCCTTCTTGGCACTTAGCCGCATGTTAGTATTTGCCGCTGAAACACCTCCTGCTGCAGATGAGCGACCAGCTCAAAATGCAGAAGTTCGTATCGTTCATGCTTCACCGGATGCTCCAGCTGTAGACATTTTTGTGGATGACAAAGCTTTAGTAGAAGGAGCAAAGTTTAAAGATGTCTCCAACTCTCTGCCTTTGTCAGCTGGTTCTCATAAAGTAGAAGTATACGAAGCGAAGACAAAAGGAACAAAAGATTCCATCATCGAAGCTACCCTTGTTGTAGACGGTGGAAAATCGTATACAGTAGCCGCTGTAAATAAAGCCGAAAATCTTGAACTGCAGGCTTTCACGAATAATAAGCAAGGGATGGATGGAAAAGCAAGCTTACGTGTTGCTCATTTATCTCCTGATGCTCCTGCGGTAAACGTAGGTCCTAAAGGGGCTGCTCCTTTATTTAAAGATCTGTCTTTTAAAAGCATTTCAGGTTATCAAGTAGTAAATCCGGGTTCGTATGATTTATCTGTTTCCACAGCAGACGGAAAAGAAATACTAAGTCTTCCTGGAACAAATCTTCAAAGCGGTAAAAACTATACGGTTCTCGCAGTAAATACTGCTGATAAGCTTGAGACCATTGTTTTACAAGATAATTAA
- the kdpF gene encoding K(+)-transporting ATPase subunit F, with the protein MSFILSGISVLVLIYLVYVLLNPEQF; encoded by the coding sequence ATGTCGTTCATTTTGTCAGGTATTTCAGTTCTCGTTTTAATTTATTTAGTATATGTACTGTTAAATCCAGAACAATTTTAA
- the kdpC gene encoding potassium-transporting ATPase subunit KdpC, which produces MIQTERTGSIIVRLTIMMMILCGLIYPVVMTGIAQTAVPSKANGSLIYSNNHQVIGSKLIGQQFTSNAFFHGRVSSIDYNGAGSGSLNLAPSNKDLTNRIEKSVAAWKKENEVPKEGIPIDAVTNSASGLDPDITPQAAYAQVERVAKAAHIKTQTLKELIKEHTQQGAFGEKRVNVVELNLAVQRER; this is translated from the coding sequence ATGATACAAACAGAACGAACGGGAAGCATTATTGTTCGCTTAACGATTATGATGATGATACTTTGTGGTCTTATTTATCCTGTTGTGATGACAGGTATTGCTCAAACAGCTGTTCCAAGTAAAGCAAACGGCAGCCTAATCTATTCAAACAATCATCAAGTTATCGGTTCTAAGCTGATTGGGCAGCAGTTTACAAGCAATGCATTTTTTCACGGCAGAGTTTCTAGTATTGATTATAACGGGGCAGGGTCTGGCTCGTTGAATTTAGCACCTTCAAATAAAGACCTTACGAATCGTATCGAGAAATCCGTAGCGGCGTGGAAAAAAGAAAACGAGGTACCAAAAGAAGGGATTCCGATTGATGCCGTCACGAATTCGGCTTCTGGACTCGATCCGGATATTACGCCACAAGCTGCATATGCACAAGTAGAGCGCGTGGCAAAAGCAGCCCATATTAAAACCCAGACGCTAAAAGAGTTAATCAAAGAACATACTCAGCAAGGGGCTTTTGGTGAAAAACGAGTAAATGTAGTAGAGCTAAATTTAGCTGTTCAACGAGAACGCTAA
- the kdpA gene encoding potassium-transporting ATPase subunit KdpA, with amino-acid sequence MFLLSVALLLVFVALIAKPVGIYIANVFSNDKNTSLIGKIETVMFKAAGIKGLNQTWKQYAFALVLANTFMIFVVYLIFRFQGVLPFNPSHIKGMDPALAFNTAISFMTNTNLQHYSGESGLSYFSQMAAIVFMMFAAPATALAVAIAFIRGLAGKEMGNFFVDFVKSITRILLPIAFITGILFMFLGVPQTLSGTVTAHTIEGATQQIARGPVASFLSIKELGNNGGGFFGVNSAHPFENPNALSNVLQIVLMLLLPTALPFTYGKMIGKRKQGRILFVAMSMLFIVILSTAFVTEWGGNPRLDAFHLNEANGYMEGKEVRFGVGMSTLYAIVTTASETGAVNTMHDTLTPLTGLLTLGNMMLNTVFGGVGAGFMNVMMYVIIAVFLSGLMVGRTPEYVGKKIEGKEMKLIAVTLILQPLLILGGTAVALTTHLGIEGISNPGFHGLSQALYEFTSSAANNGSGFEGLGDATPFWNISTGIVMYIGRYFGLITMLAVSSSLASKQLVPETPGTFKTDTSLFSGILIGTTVIVGALTFFPVLVLGPVAEYLTL; translated from the coding sequence ATTTTTCTACTATCAGTTGCGCTGCTGCTTGTTTTTGTAGCGCTTATTGCAAAGCCCGTAGGTATTTATATAGCGAATGTGTTTTCAAACGATAAAAACACTAGCTTGATAGGAAAGATAGAAACGGTGATGTTTAAAGCAGCAGGAATTAAAGGGCTTAATCAGACGTGGAAGCAATATGCATTTGCTCTTGTTTTGGCGAATACGTTTATGATTTTTGTGGTGTACCTTATCTTCCGGTTTCAAGGGGTACTGCCGTTTAACCCAAGCCACATCAAAGGAATGGATCCGGCACTTGCTTTTAACACGGCCATTAGTTTTATGACAAATACGAACTTGCAGCACTACAGCGGCGAATCAGGATTGTCCTATTTCTCGCAGATGGCCGCCATTGTATTTATGATGTTTGCTGCACCAGCAACGGCACTTGCAGTAGCAATCGCTTTTATTCGTGGGCTGGCAGGGAAAGAAATGGGAAACTTTTTTGTTGATTTTGTAAAGTCAATTACGCGTATTTTACTTCCTATCGCTTTTATAACAGGCATTTTATTTATGTTTTTAGGTGTCCCTCAAACGTTAAGCGGAACGGTTACTGCCCATACAATAGAAGGGGCAACACAGCAAATAGCAAGGGGACCAGTTGCTTCTTTTCTTTCAATTAAAGAGCTAGGAAACAACGGAGGGGGATTTTTTGGTGTCAATTCAGCTCATCCATTTGAAAATCCTAACGCGTTGAGCAATGTATTACAAATCGTCCTTATGCTTTTATTGCCAACAGCACTTCCTTTCACATACGGAAAAATGATCGGAAAGCGTAAGCAAGGCCGCATTTTGTTTGTAGCGATGAGTATGCTGTTTATCGTTATTTTAAGCACAGCGTTCGTAACAGAGTGGGGTGGCAATCCAAGACTTGATGCTTTTCATTTGAACGAAGCGAACGGTTATATGGAAGGGAAAGAAGTCCGTTTTGGTGTCGGCATGTCGACGCTTTACGCCATCGTGACGACAGCAAGTGAAACAGGTGCAGTCAACACCATGCACGATACTCTTACGCCTCTTACCGGGTTGTTAACGCTTGGAAATATGATGTTAAATACCGTATTCGGCGGTGTCGGAGCAGGATTTATGAATGTCATGATGTACGTCATTATCGCCGTATTTTTATCAGGTTTAATGGTTGGAAGAACACCAGAATACGTAGGTAAAAAAATTGAAGGAAAAGAAATGAAGCTAATCGCCGTGACGCTTATTTTGCAACCGCTGCTAATTTTAGGAGGAACAGCTGTAGCACTTACCACTCATTTAGGAATAGAAGGTATATCAAATCCAGGCTTTCACGGGTTAAGTCAGGCACTGTATGAATTTACGTCGTCAGCAGCAAACAATGGATCCGGCTTTGAAGGACTCGGTGATGCAACGCCGTTTTGGAACATTTCAACGGGAATCGTTATGTATATTGGACGCTACTTCGGACTAATTACGATGCTGGCGGTATCGAGCTCACTAGCATCCAAACAGCTTGTTCCCGAAACACCTGGGACATTTAAAACAGATACGTCTTTATTTAGCGGCATTTTAATTGGAACTACCGTTATTGTAGGAGCACTTACGTTTTTCCCAGTGCTTGTGCTTGGGCCGGTTGCTGAGTATTTAACACTGTAA
- a CDS encoding ArsR/SmtB family transcription factor produces MRKPYQPPKSEIKLTPILHALSDPNRLRIVQCLATRKEQTCSYYQKLNVSKSTLSHHIKVLREAGIIKLRIEGTQHYYSLRLEELEELFPGLLPSIINIDEQLF; encoded by the coding sequence ATGAGAAAACCTTATCAACCACCGAAATCTGAAATTAAATTAACGCCTATTTTACATGCGTTGAGTGATCCTAACCGGCTGCGAATTGTACAGTGTTTAGCGACAAGAAAGGAGCAGACCTGTTCGTATTATCAAAAATTAAATGTATCAAAATCAACGCTATCACATCATATTAAAGTACTTCGCGAAGCTGGAATTATCAAACTACGTATAGAAGGTACGCAGCACTATTATTCCTTGCGTTTAGAAGAACTTGAGGAACTGTTCCCAGGTCTGCTTCCTTCCATTATCAATATAGATGAGCAATTATTTTAA
- the nfsA gene encoding oxygen-insensitive NADPH nitroreductase, with translation MNEAIRTIQDHRSIRQYTDEAVSDEHLDTIIQSAQSAASSINGQQVTIISVQDKEKKKKLSELAGNQAWIDQAPLFLIFCADFNRAKIAAELNDAPLGVTDGLESILVGATDAGISLEAATVAAESLGLGTVPIGGIRRKPLEVIELLDLPEYVFPVSGLVIGHPADHSAKKPRLPQAAVHHRESYNHDLKSLIQDYDAEMAEYMKKRTNGADDRNWSQTVSAIYKTIYYPEVRAMLEKQGFKFE, from the coding sequence ATGAATGAAGCAATTCGTACAATTCAAGATCATCGTTCTATCCGTCAATATACAGACGAAGCAGTAAGCGACGAGCATTTAGATACAATTATTCAATCTGCTCAGTCAGCCGCTTCTTCTATTAACGGACAGCAAGTAACTATTATTAGCGTCCAAGATAAAGAAAAGAAGAAAAAGCTTTCAGAGCTTGCGGGCAACCAAGCGTGGATTGACCAAGCTCCTCTATTTTTAATCTTTTGTGCAGATTTTAATCGTGCTAAGATTGCAGCTGAGCTTAACGATGCGCCTCTTGGCGTAACCGATGGGCTTGAGTCAATTTTAGTGGGGGCAACCGATGCTGGAATTTCTTTAGAAGCAGCAACAGTTGCAGCAGAGTCACTCGGTTTAGGTACAGTACCAATCGGCGGAATTCGCAGAAAGCCACTAGAAGTCATTGAACTCCTAGATTTACCGGAATACGTATTCCCAGTAAGCGGTCTTGTCATTGGACATCCGGCAGATCATTCTGCGAAAAAGCCTCGATTACCACAAGCTGCTGTGCACCATCGTGAAAGCTATAATCATGACTTAAAGTCATTGATTCAAGACTATGATGCTGAAATGGCAGAGTATATGAAAAAGAGAACAAACGGTGCAGATGACCGCAACTGGTCACAAACTGTATCCGCTATTTACAAAACCATTTATTATCCAGAAGTTCGAGCGATGCTTGAAAAACAAGGATTTAAATTCGAATGA
- a CDS encoding undecaprenyldiphospho-muramoylpentapeptide beta-N-acetylglucosaminyltransferase — protein MSKQVIVFTGGGTAGHVTPNIAIMKELDSEKWDIHYVGSHNGIEKELITKLNVPYHAISSGKLRRYVDMENVKDVFRVAKGVGDARRVLKKLKPSLVFSKGGFVTVPVVMAAKSLNIPVFIHESDLTPGLANKIAQKFATKIFTSFDEAANYFPKEKVQVVGSPIRKELFSGSAANGESWLRFYDKRPILTIMGGSLGARRINEIVRESLPELQKKFQIVHLCGKGNIDTSLEKESGYRQLEYVNEQLPDVLAATDYVITRGGSNAIFEFLALHKPMMIIPLSKAQSRGDQILNAQSFKKKGYCMVVEEEQLTKELFLREVSELQQQASTMKRTMREATKTDAISILVNEIEKMS, from the coding sequence ATGAGTAAGCAAGTTATCGTTTTTACCGGAGGCGGAACAGCGGGGCACGTAACGCCAAACATTGCCATCATGAAAGAATTAGACAGTGAAAAATGGGATATCCATTATGTCGGTTCTCACAATGGTATTGAGAAAGAATTAATTACAAAATTAAACGTTCCATATCATGCGATTTCAAGCGGGAAGCTGCGTCGATATGTAGATATGGAAAATGTAAAAGATGTATTTCGAGTAGCAAAAGGGGTTGGCGATGCACGTCGCGTGCTGAAAAAACTAAAGCCTTCTCTTGTTTTTTCAAAAGGCGGTTTCGTCACAGTTCCTGTGGTAATGGCTGCTAAATCTTTAAACATTCCCGTGTTCATTCATGAAAGTGATTTAACACCGGGACTGGCAAATAAAATTGCGCAGAAATTTGCCACTAAAATTTTTACTTCTTTTGATGAAGCCGCAAACTACTTTCCAAAAGAAAAAGTGCAGGTTGTTGGTTCACCTATTCGAAAAGAGCTATTTAGCGGAAGCGCAGCGAACGGGGAAAGCTGGCTACGCTTTTATGATAAGCGCCCCATTTTAACGATTATGGGCGGAAGTTTAGGAGCACGCCGTATTAATGAAATCGTTCGAGAGTCTTTGCCTGAACTGCAAAAGAAATTCCAAATTGTACACCTTTGCGGAAAAGGCAATATTGATACAAGCCTTGAAAAAGAGTCAGGATACCGTCAGTTAGAATACGTAAACGAACAGCTTCCTGATGTTCTAGCGGCAACTGATTATGTGATTACACGCGGTGGATCCAATGCCATTTTTGAGTTTTTAGCTCTTCATAAACCGATGATGATTATTCCTTTATCAAAAGCACAGAGTCGCGGAGATCAAATTTTAAATGCACAATCTTTTAAGAAAAAAGGCTACTGTATGGTTGTAGAAGAAGAACAGTTAACAAAAGAATTGTTTTTACGTGAAGTAAGTGAGCTTCAGCAGCAGGCAAGTACAATGAAGCGTACAATGCGTGAAGCAACAAAAACGGATGCTATTTCAATTCTTGTAAATGAAATTGAGAAAATGAGCTAA
- the kdpB gene encoding potassium-transporting ATPase subunit KdpB — MNKRNFANNIELDRNSHIQGSVDTQASSIFIQSVKQAFIKLSPRTMIKNPIMFVVEIGFIITLFLAVVPDLFGESTVSTGFNVAVSLVLFFTIVFANFAEALAEGRGKAQANSLKKSKGDITANQLQNGQMIQVSASQLKKGDIVVVSQGEMIPGDGEIIKGLASVDESAITGESAPVMKEAGGDFNSVTGGTRVVSDEITIKITCEQGESFLDKMISLVEGAERQKTPNEIALNTVLTSLTIIFLLVVVTLPVFTNYLHFQLDTAILISLLVCLIPTTIGGLLSAIGIAGMDRVTQFNVIAMSGKAVEAAGDINTIILDKTGTITFGNRMAHQLTTVEGVDERELYKWAFVSSLYDETPEGRSVVDFIQTRMGVEDLRKTQGTFVEFKAETRMSGIDLQNVSVRKGAVDAVTAWVESNGGKVPSDLQQKANEIAGAGGTPLAVAADDKIYGLIYLKDTVKPGMKERFDELRKMGIKTVMCTGDNPLTAATIAKEAGVDEFIAECKPEDKIQVIKYEQQQGKLVAMTGDGTNDAPALAQADVGLAMNSGTSAAKEAANMVDLDSDPTKIIEVVSIGKQLLMTRGALTTFSIANDIAKYFAIIPAMFTLAIPQMEALNVMKLNSPLSAVLSALIFNAVIIPLLIPLAMKGIAYKPMSSNALLRKNLFIYGLGGVLVPFIGIKAIDLLLSFVM, encoded by the coding sequence ATGAATAAACGGAATTTTGCAAATAATATTGAATTGGATCGCAACAGTCATATTCAAGGTTCTGTGGATACACAAGCTTCATCGATTTTTATTCAATCAGTAAAGCAGGCTTTTATCAAGCTCAGCCCAAGAACGATGATAAAAAACCCTATCATGTTCGTAGTAGAAATCGGGTTTATAATTACGCTTTTTTTAGCCGTTGTTCCGGACCTTTTCGGAGAAAGTACAGTAAGCACAGGATTTAATGTTGCCGTATCTCTCGTGTTATTTTTTACCATTGTTTTTGCTAATTTTGCAGAAGCATTAGCAGAAGGTCGAGGAAAAGCACAGGCAAACTCATTAAAGAAATCTAAAGGCGATATTACAGCTAATCAGCTTCAAAACGGGCAAATGATACAAGTTTCGGCATCGCAACTAAAAAAAGGAGATATCGTCGTCGTTTCACAAGGCGAAATGATTCCTGGAGATGGAGAAATTATTAAAGGACTGGCGTCTGTTGATGAATCGGCTATTACGGGTGAATCGGCACCTGTTATGAAAGAAGCAGGCGGGGATTTTAACTCTGTAACTGGAGGTACAAGAGTTGTCAGCGATGAAATTACAATTAAAATTACGTGTGAGCAAGGTGAATCGTTTTTAGATAAAATGATTTCGCTTGTTGAAGGAGCAGAGCGTCAAAAAACGCCAAATGAAATTGCGCTAAACACGGTTTTGACAAGTTTGACGATTATTTTTTTACTAGTTGTTGTGACGCTTCCTGTCTTTACAAACTATTTACATTTTCAACTCGACACGGCTATTTTAATTTCACTGCTCGTCTGCCTTATTCCTACGACGATTGGAGGATTATTATCGGCCATTGGAATTGCTGGAATGGATCGAGTCACGCAGTTTAACGTGATTGCTATGTCAGGAAAAGCAGTAGAAGCAGCTGGTGACATCAATACAATTATTTTAGATAAAACCGGCACCATTACGTTTGGAAACCGAATGGCTCATCAGTTAACGACTGTAGAAGGCGTAGACGAACGTGAACTGTACAAATGGGCGTTTGTTTCTTCTCTTTACGACGAAACACCAGAAGGACGCTCGGTGGTTGATTTTATCCAAACTCGCATGGGAGTAGAAGACCTTAGAAAAACGCAGGGAACGTTTGTAGAATTCAAAGCTGAAACGCGAATGAGCGGCATTGACTTACAGAATGTATCTGTACGAAAAGGAGCAGTGGACGCCGTCACGGCATGGGTAGAGTCAAATGGCGGGAAGGTTCCCTCTGATTTACAGCAAAAAGCGAACGAAATTGCAGGAGCTGGTGGCACGCCGCTTGCCGTCGCCGCCGATGATAAAATTTATGGCTTGATTTATTTAAAAGACACGGTAAAACCAGGAATGAAAGAACGCTTTGATGAACTTCGTAAAATGGGCATTAAAACAGTCATGTGCACAGGAGATAATCCGCTAACCGCAGCAACTATTGCAAAAGAAGCTGGAGTAGATGAATTTATTGCGGAATGCAAGCCAGAAGACAAGATTCAAGTGATTAAATACGAACAGCAGCAAGGCAAGCTAGTTGCGATGACAGGTGACGGAACAAACGATGCCCCTGCACTTGCTCAAGCTGACGTTGGTTTAGCAATGAACAGCGGAACCTCAGCTGCTAAAGAAGCAGCAAATATGGTGGACTTGGATTCGGATCCCACTAAAATCATTGAAGTCGTTTCAATCGGAAAACAGCTATTAATGACAAGGGGTGCCTTAACTACATTCAGCATCGCAAACGATATTGCTAAGTATTTCGCGATTATTCCAGCGATGTTTACCTTGGCGATTCCGCAAATGGAGGCTCTTAACGTAATGAAGCTGAATTCACCTCTATCTGCTGTATTGTCAGCGCTTATTTTTAATGCGGTCATTATCCCGCTGTTAATTCCCTTAGCCATGAAGGGAATTGCCTATAAGCCGATGAGTTCTAACGCACTGCTGCGAAAAAATTTGTTCATTTACGGATTAGGTGGGGTATTAGTTCCATTCATTGGGATTAAAGCGATTGACTTATTACTTTCATTTGTGATGTAG